The genomic window CGAGCGGGATGGCGACGTTGACCGCCTCGGTGAAGCCCATGAGGAACACGCCGCCGAGCACGAGCAGGAGCAGGATCGTGATCGGCACCGCCAGGCCATCGAGCGCTTCGGGCGCGAAGGGGTTCTCGATGAGGTGCACGGTCGCATCGGCCGAGGAGAGGGTGATCGTGATGATCCACGACGTCGCGACGAAGCCGAGCAGCACGAGCACGAAGATCTTGCCGCGCCAGAAGGGCAGCAGCCGTTCGAGCATGGCCACCGAGCCCTGCCCGTGCGGGCTCTCGACGGCGACCTGCCGGTACATCGGCAGCATGCCGAGGAGCGTGAGGACCACGATCAGCAGCGTGGCGAGCGGGGCGACCGAGCCGGCGGTGACGATCGCGATCGAGGGCAGGTACGAGAGCGTGGAGAAGTAGTCCACGCCGGTCAGGCACATGACCTTCCACCACGCGTGCTGCTCGGCGTGGGCCTCCGGGGTCTCGGGGCCCGCCGGCTGCACGGTCCGCTCGAGCAGCCATCCGGCGAGCGGGCTTCCGGGCCCCGGCGGCGTCGGGCCGGGAACGCTCTCGGGGAACTCGAATCGAGACCAATCGCGCATGGCGCCTCCCGGACGGGGTCGACGACCCCTATGCCGATCCTCCCACCAGGTCGTTCGCTCGGCCTCCCGGCGTGCGCATCAGCCGGCCGGATGCTCCTGCGCCGTGCGGAGCCGGTCGCACAGGTCGATGAGCTGGTGCAGTTCGTCGTCGTCGAGCGCGGTGCCGACGCGATCGGTGATCGCGTGCATGTGGTGGATCGCCGCGCGACGGAACTCCTCGAAGCCCTTGGGCGTGAGCTGCACGATCGTGCCGCGACCGTCGAGCGGGTCGTCGGTCTTCTGCACCAGGCCGCGCGCGACGAGCCGGTCGACGAGCCGGCTCACGCTCGGCTGCGAGATGAGGACGTGGCGGTTGAGGTCCTTCAGGCGAAGGCGGCGGCCGGGCGCGCGCGAGATGTTGAACAGCACGTCGTACTCGTTGAGCGACATGAGCTCGGTGGGGAACTGCGCCGAGAGGCTGCGCATGATCGAGACCTGGGCGCGGAACAACGCCTCCCAAGCGGCCACGGCGGTCGCGCGATCAGCCACGCGTGCTCCCTTCATCGGATGCGGCGGCGACCACGCGCCGCGGACGTGTCCAACAATAGGCAACACGGCCGACGTCCGGGGAGCCCTCGATGCCGGGCGCCGCGCTCGCAGGCTCCTCGGGCCCGTGCCCGGGAACGGTTGAGGGCCGGTCGTAGAGGCTGACGACCGGCCCTCGCCCTTGCACCAAGAGTGTCCTGCAATCACATTCCGCACCGGCCGCCACAGCAAACAACCGGTGCACGACGAATATATAACGGATCGGTAACAGGCGCTAGATCCGTGTGCCCCGAATGCGGGGGAATTTCCTGAGCGCCGCCCGCCCGCGCCATCCGCTCGGCCCTCACGCGGGAGCCGCGACGTCCTCGACGACCTCGGATTCCGCGGGAAGGCCCACGACGACCTGCCCGTCGTCGCCGTGCCGACGGAAGCGGAAGGCGATCGGCAGCCCGCGCGCCCGCGACCAGTCAATCGAGTCCGCCGCCTGCACGTGCACGTGCGGCTGCGTGCTGTTGCCCGAATTGCCGCACTCGCCGAGCTGCTCGCCTGCCGAGACCACGTCGCCGACCGCGACGCGGACCGAACCGCGGCGCAGGTGCACCAGTGCGACGTACGGTCCCTCCGGCCCCAGGGCGAGTACCACGTGGTTCCCCGCAATGGCGGCCGGACCCCGGCGCACGCGGCCGGCCTGCCCGAGCATGTAGCCGACGAGCGCGAGCTGGGAGCGCCGCGCCTCGTGATCCTCCTCGCCGTCGTGCACGGCGACGACCGTGCCGGCGACGGGTGCGAGGATCGGCTGCCCGAAGCCGACGAACGCCTCGGGCCGTTCGACGGCGAGCAGGCTCCGCCAGCCGGCCGGCGCGGACCGGCCGCGCTCGTCGACCGCGATGAAGTCGATCGCGTAGGTCGTGCCGAGTGCGTGCGTACCGTGGCTCGGCACCCGGCGGGCCGGGCTGTTGCGCGCGAGCCAGCGACCCCGGAACGGCAGCTCGAGCACGATCGGCGTCGTCGTCATGCGGGCCTCCTCGGGAGCGTCATCCCATGCTGGCCGAGACGGGCGGATGTCGCGACCCCCGTCGCCCCCGAGCGAGCCGGCGACGAGCCCCGCCGCGCCGGCGCGAACCGACGTGATTGGGCGGGACCTCCGGCCCGGCCTGCCGGCGGCGAGCGGCGCGATGCTTGGGTCCGGGAGGTGCCCATGTCGACATCGCAGGGAACGCAACGGGACCGGGGGCGGATCGCGGTCATCTGGGCCTGGGTCTGCATCGCCCTCGTGCCCGTGGCCTACGTGGTCGCGACCCTCGTCGGCGGCGCGATGCTCGCGCTGGCGGGCGTCGACGAGGGCAGCACCGTGCGGCCGCCCACGGCCATCGTGCTGCCGATCGGGCTCGTCTCGATCGC from Agromyces aurantiacus includes these protein-coding regions:
- a CDS encoding MarR family winged helix-turn-helix transcriptional regulator translates to MADRATAVAAWEALFRAQVSIMRSLSAQFPTELMSLNEYDVLFNISRAPGRRLRLKDLNRHVLISQPSVSRLVDRLVARGLVQKTDDPLDGRGTIVQLTPKGFEEFRRAAIHHMHAITDRVGTALDDDELHQLIDLCDRLRTAQEHPAG
- a CDS encoding M23 family metallopeptidase, producing MTTTPIVLELPFRGRWLARNSPARRVPSHGTHALGTTYAIDFIAVDERGRSAPAGWRSLLAVERPEAFVGFGQPILAPVAGTVVAVHDGEEDHEARRSQLALVGYMLGQAGRVRRGPAAIAGNHVVLALGPEGPYVALVHLRRGSVRVAVGDVVSAGEQLGECGNSGNSTQPHVHVQAADSIDWSRARGLPIAFRFRRHGDDGQVVVGLPAESEVVEDVAAPA